One Chloroflexota bacterium DNA window includes the following coding sequences:
- a CDS encoding type II toxin-antitoxin system HicB family antitoxin — MSAAMTKMKTTTNDPTRGYRLDVRREVDGTWTAVVPQLPGCVATGESIDEVMADLPNVIDLWIATADARGQDVPEPNRVGEYSGKFVLRLPKGLHARLVGQATGEGVSLNSYCATALAEVTGARLGADIASRLSWSLLQSRQASRFIMFGGGYSAEWRVGASLRTLPANAGVVLGNQEVMQNSTMALGVKQ, encoded by the coding sequence ATGAGTGCGGCGATGACGAAAATGAAGACGACAACGAATGACCCGACGAGGGGATATCGCCTCGATGTTCGTCGCGAGGTGGACGGCACGTGGACGGCCGTCGTTCCACAGCTTCCGGGTTGTGTGGCGACTGGCGAATCCATTGACGAGGTCATGGCGGACCTGCCCAACGTCATTGACCTGTGGATCGCGACCGCGGACGCTCGCGGCCAGGACGTTCCGGAGCCCAACCGCGTAGGCGAATACAGCGGCAAATTTGTGCTGCGCTTACCAAAGGGTCTTCACGCTCGGCTCGTTGGTCAGGCCACGGGCGAAGGGGTGAGCCTCAATTCCTACTGCGCGACCGCCCTTGCGGAAGTAACTGGGGCTCGCCTAGGGGCGGACATCGCCTCACGCCTTTCCTGGAGCCTTCTCCAGTCGAGGCAAGCGAGTCGTTTCATTATGTTTGGCGGCGGTTACAGCGCCGAATGGCGTGTGGGTGCCTCCTTGAGAACCCTGCCGGCGAACGCGGGAGTCGTTCTTGGAAACCAAGAGGTAATGCAGAACTCGACGATGGCGCTCGGGGTGAAGCAATGA
- a CDS encoding DMT family transporter: protein MPIGVLGVLLAVASAIAFGGGDFLGGSAARRNDAVRVAAVVQAVGLGGLFIVAVVVGQGLTAAALAFGVVAGVGGGVGLAALYWALTSGAMGLVTGLTGATASLVALGVDAAIRGNVPSPIQLIGVACALVAAWLVASVKGSAVTVGFIGVALLAGSAFGIYFLLLERAAETSPLWGLVAARAAGTAVLVGAIGLRWEGFRPDWRPLVGAGVLDAGASGLIVAALLVIPVGLAAAVSNANTPLVTMALAWLLLGERMPRSGLFAVGLACAGIALIALG from the coding sequence ATGCCCATCGGAGTCCTCGGCGTACTGCTCGCGGTTGCCTCCGCCATCGCGTTCGGGGGTGGGGACTTCCTTGGCGGCTCGGCAGCGAGGCGGAACGATGCCGTGCGCGTCGCGGCGGTGGTGCAAGCCGTGGGGTTGGGCGGGCTGTTCATCGTCGCCGTTGTGGTGGGCCAGGGACTGACCGCCGCTGCGCTTGCCTTCGGGGTCGTAGCCGGCGTTGGTGGTGGAGTGGGTCTGGCGGCCCTCTATTGGGCGTTGACCAGCGGAGCCATGGGCCTCGTCACAGGGCTGACTGGTGCGACGGCGTCGCTCGTGGCGCTGGGGGTGGACGCCGCCATCCGTGGGAATGTGCCGTCCCCCATCCAGTTGATCGGGGTGGCCTGTGCGCTGGTCGCCGCGTGGCTGGTCGCCAGCGTCAAGGGCAGCGCGGTCACCGTCGGATTCATCGGTGTTGCGCTGCTGGCAGGGTCAGCCTTTGGGATCTACTTCCTGCTGCTCGAGCGTGCGGCCGAGACGAGTCCGCTCTGGGGCCTGGTCGCGGCGCGGGCGGCGGGGACCGCCGTTTTGGTCGGGGCCATTGGCCTCCGCTGGGAAGGCTTTCGGCCCGATTGGCGACCCCTCGTCGGCGCCGGCGTGCTCGATGCCGGTGCCAGTGGCCTGATCGTTGCGGCATTGCTGGTGATCCCGGTTGGGTTGGCGGCGGCGGTCTCGAACGCAAACACTCCGCTGGTCACCATGGCCCTGGCGTGGCTGCTGCTGGGCGAGCGGATGCCGCGCAGCGGGCTCTTCGCCGTGGGGCTGGCCTGTGCCGGGATCGCGCTCATCGCGCTGGGTTAG
- a CDS encoding transketolase C-terminal domain-containing protein → MTLRANANLSELIAQTMEMEMERDPRTLLIGEDVGYSGGTFGASRRLFRRFGEWRVRDTPISEMGFTGMAVGLAMSGWRPIVEIMFTDFFGVCLEQIYNAVAKNRYMSGGRVAMPITIRAAGGAIGVAAQHSQTLWGMLAHLPGLKVVAPSNPYDYRGMLAAAIEDDDPVVVIEHKGVYLEKISDFALGTTIPEGRYTVPIGQAAVVRPGGDLTIATLSTMVERSLAAAGILAAEGIEAEIVDLRSVVPLDHETVVASVARTGRLLVVDEDYQSFGLSGELVSRTVEALGPSGVRGLRRLAEPDVPIPAAKSLEDEVIPSVAAIARVARELVA, encoded by the coding sequence GTGACGCTGCGCGCCAACGCGAACCTGTCCGAGCTGATCGCGCAGACGATGGAGATGGAGATGGAGCGCGATCCGCGCACGCTCCTCATCGGTGAGGATGTCGGCTACTCGGGTGGCACGTTCGGGGCCAGCCGTCGGCTCTTCCGGCGCTTCGGTGAGTGGCGGGTGCGCGACACGCCGATCTCCGAGATGGGCTTCACGGGGATGGCAGTGGGGCTCGCGATGAGCGGATGGCGGCCGATCGTCGAGATCATGTTCACCGACTTCTTCGGCGTCTGCCTGGAGCAGATCTACAACGCGGTCGCCAAGAACCGGTACATGTCCGGTGGCAGGGTCGCCATGCCGATCACCATCCGGGCCGCGGGCGGCGCGATCGGTGTGGCGGCTCAGCACTCCCAGACGTTGTGGGGCATGCTCGCGCACCTGCCTGGCCTCAAGGTGGTGGCCCCTAGCAACCCGTATGACTACCGCGGCATGCTGGCGGCAGCCATCGAGGACGACGACCCGGTGGTGGTCATCGAGCACAAGGGCGTCTATCTCGAGAAGATCAGCGACTTCGCGCTTGGGACGACCATCCCCGAAGGCCGATACACCGTGCCCATCGGTCAGGCGGCAGTCGTGCGGCCGGGCGGCGACCTGACCATCGCCACGCTGTCGACCATGGTCGAGCGCAGCCTCGCAGCGGCCGGGATTCTCGCTGCCGAAGGGATCGAGGCGGAGATCGTGGACCTGCGCTCCGTAGTCCCGCTGGACCACGAGACGGTCGTGGCGTCCGTGGCTCGCACCGGGCGGCTGCTGGTGGTCGACGAGGACTACCAGAGCTTCGGACTTTCAGGTGAGCTGGTATCGCGGACTGTCGAAGCGCTCGGCCCCAGCGGGGTGCGCGGACTGCGCCGCTTGGCGGAGCCCGACGTCCCCATCCCGGCGGCAAAGTCGCTGGAAGACGAGGTGATCCCCTCGGTGGCTGCCATCGCGAGAGTTGCGCGCGAACTGGTGGCCTAG
- a CDS encoding thiamine pyrophosphate-dependent dehydrogenase E1 component subunit alpha, translating into MTSLLDRYRLMARMRAFEDACAEGIRSGELRGELHLAQGQEGIAAGMVDALRPDDWMVSNHRPHLHAIAKGVPLFPLMAEIYEKAVGLAGGKGGHLHLFDPDHRFSTTGIVGSSLPVALGHAYAARLQETDDVAIGITGDGGTNTGQFHETLNMAAIWSLPLVVLVENNEYAISVPASEVIAPPGIAGRAAAYGAWGRRVNGIDVEAFAAAFDEAVAHARSGAGPALLEATCHRFRGHYEGDPDVYRSPAAHAEMAATGDPILIARARLLERAEADESSLDRILREATIEMADLLESVRAAPAPDPANALTDVFARAEP; encoded by the coding sequence ATGACATCGCTGCTCGACCGCTATCGGCTCATGGCTCGCATGCGGGCGTTTGAAGACGCCTGCGCGGAAGGGATCCGCAGTGGCGAGCTGCGAGGCGAGCTGCACCTGGCGCAGGGCCAGGAGGGCATCGCGGCGGGGATGGTCGACGCGCTGCGCCCAGACGACTGGATGGTGAGCAATCACCGCCCGCACCTGCATGCCATCGCCAAGGGGGTGCCTCTCTTCCCGCTTATGGCCGAGATCTACGAGAAGGCGGTCGGGCTGGCCGGCGGCAAGGGCGGCCACCTGCACCTGTTCGACCCGGACCATCGCTTCTCGACGACCGGCATTGTTGGCTCGTCGCTACCGGTGGCGCTGGGCCACGCATACGCCGCCCGCCTGCAGGAGACCGATGACGTCGCGATCGGCATCACCGGCGATGGGGGAACGAACACGGGCCAGTTCCACGAGACGCTGAACATGGCGGCCATCTGGTCGCTGCCGCTGGTGGTGCTGGTGGAGAACAACGAGTACGCGATCTCCGTGCCGGCCTCGGAGGTGATCGCACCGCCGGGGATCGCCGGGCGGGCGGCCGCGTACGGCGCCTGGGGGCGACGGGTGAACGGCATCGATGTGGAGGCCTTCGCCGCCGCCTTCGACGAGGCGGTCGCACATGCCCGAAGCGGGGCGGGACCCGCGCTCCTGGAGGCAACCTGCCACCGCTTCCGCGGCCATTACGAGGGGGATCCGGACGTCTACCGCTCACCAGCAGCCCACGCGGAAATGGCGGCGACCGGCGACCCGATCCTGATCGCGAGGGCGCGGCTGCTCGAGCGTGCCGAGGCGGACGAGTCGAGCCTGGACCGCATCCTCCGCGAGGCCACCATTGAGATGGCCGACCTGCTGGAATCGGTGCGAGCCGCACCGGCGCCTGACCCCGCCAATGCCCTCACCGATGTCTTCGCAAGGGCGGAGCCGTGA
- a CDS encoding APC family permease — protein MTGIPTTPGVFTRASSGLVRQVRTADVFFFGFTTIALSYIVFTIAVWGAYPGASMELGTLIAIVGAAGIGGSYALFASMYPRSGGEYVFLSRTLHPAAGFMLSFSFAFWQMFYLGLNGAFLAQFAISPTLAGIAVQAESQALLDFANWTGSGWGLFLIGLAMIVSMSWLHYRGAAVYFRWQKWAAWLAIGSLGVTVVALALAAIGALDFKSNFDALAGAGAYDQVLADGEAAGVLPAAPFDLGQTLNYVLWPAFSIWFAITATSFAGEVKNAQRGMVVGIVSSQVLTGVVFIVLMFLYRGAFGNDFVLASAGGVPLDAPPFVPFFTAIAGGNVLLSVVMSVWVIAIAIFVGGTVLPYTTRTLLAWGIDGMAPAAVAEVNERNHSPHWAIVVSAVVGTAVLAMYAFTDWLTIVSGFFAFAVSFCVVCLWALVFPFVRRDKFENSPIAKRWAGIPVLSIAGLVGGVFSLFGAYRLTQDKVFVLDQGVMVGGAVAVFVAGLVWYFVAVAYRRSQGVDIAARYREIPIE, from the coding sequence ATGACCGGAATTCCAACCACGCCGGGGGTGTTCACACGGGCCAGCTCAGGCCTGGTTCGGCAGGTGCGCACAGCGGATGTCTTCTTCTTCGGCTTCACAACCATCGCCCTGTCATACATCGTCTTCACCATCGCGGTGTGGGGCGCGTACCCCGGCGCCTCCATGGAGCTGGGGACGCTGATCGCGATCGTTGGTGCGGCGGGGATCGGCGGCAGCTACGCCCTCTTCGCCAGCATGTATCCGCGCTCGGGTGGCGAGTACGTCTTCCTGTCGCGGACCCTGCACCCAGCGGCTGGGTTCATGCTGAGCTTCTCGTTCGCGTTCTGGCAGATGTTCTATCTCGGCCTGAACGGCGCATTCCTGGCCCAGTTCGCGATCAGCCCCACCCTGGCCGGCATCGCCGTCCAGGCCGAGAGCCAGGCTCTGCTGGATTTCGCCAACTGGACGGGGAGCGGTTGGGGCCTGTTCCTGATTGGACTCGCGATGATCGTGAGCATGTCGTGGCTTCACTACCGAGGGGCGGCCGTCTACTTCCGCTGGCAGAAGTGGGCCGCCTGGCTGGCGATCGGGAGCCTGGGCGTGACAGTGGTGGCGCTGGCCCTCGCGGCCATCGGCGCCCTCGACTTCAAGTCCAACTTCGATGCGCTGGCCGGCGCCGGCGCGTATGACCAGGTGCTGGCCGATGGAGAGGCCGCTGGCGTCCTGCCGGCAGCTCCCTTTGACCTGGGCCAGACCCTCAACTACGTCCTGTGGCCCGCCTTCTCGATCTGGTTCGCGATCACCGCCACCTCGTTCGCCGGTGAGGTGAAGAACGCGCAGCGCGGGATGGTGGTCGGGATCGTCAGCTCGCAGGTGCTGACCGGAGTCGTATTCATCGTGCTGATGTTCCTGTACCGCGGCGCGTTCGGGAACGACTTCGTCCTCGCCTCGGCGGGTGGCGTGCCACTGGACGCGCCCCCCTTCGTGCCGTTCTTCACCGCCATCGCCGGCGGCAATGTCCTGCTGTCGGTGGTGATGAGCGTCTGGGTGATTGCGATCGCCATCTTCGTGGGCGGGACCGTCCTCCCGTACACGACCCGGACCCTGCTGGCCTGGGGCATCGACGGGATGGCTCCGGCAGCCGTGGCTGAGGTCAACGAGCGCAATCACTCGCCGCACTGGGCGATCGTGGTCAGCGCGGTGGTCGGGACGGCGGTGCTGGCAATGTACGCCTTCACCGACTGGCTGACGATCGTGTCGGGCTTCTTCGCCTTCGCGGTGAGCTTCTGTGTCGTCTGTCTCTGGGCGCTGGTCTTCCCGTTCGTCAGGCGCGACAAGTTCGAGAACTCGCCCATCGCCAAGCGCTGGGCCGGGATCCCGGTGCTTTCGATCGCCGGATTGGTGGGCGGCGTGTTCAGCCTGTTCGGGGCGTACCGGCTCACCCAGGACAAGGTCTTCGTGCTGGATCAGGGCGTGATGGTGGGCGGTGCGGTCGCCGTGTTCGTGGCCGGACTGGTCTGGTATTTCGTGGCAGTGGCGTACCGTCGCTCGCAGGGCGTGGATATCGCCGCGCGCTACCGCGAGATCCCGATCGAGTAA
- a CDS encoding metallophosphoesterase, producing the protein MRIYFCSDIHASRKCWKKFLNTASVYGADHIIVGGDITGKFVVPIVEGAGGKRTATFMGVARTAETRDELDRLRTWIADAGQYVFEGTQDEVDAQGADQQSIDELFRRLALERVQEWIDEAETKLSGSGVRVFVSGANDDILEVDDLLAASSLIEDPNGKVIDLDDDLQIMGIGWGNPTPWACPRDVSEEELGARIDEVAATVRDPGRTVFSLHVPPLGSGLDLAPRLDAELRPQLTATGVEMINVGSSATRDAILRYRPLIGLHGHIHESKGVKKLDGVTIANPGSQYAEGILDGLLVQIDGGRLTDVTLVSG; encoded by the coding sequence GTGCGCATCTACTTCTGCTCGGATATCCATGCATCTCGGAAATGCTGGAAGAAGTTCCTGAATACCGCGTCGGTGTACGGGGCGGACCACATTATCGTCGGGGGTGACATCACCGGGAAGTTCGTGGTCCCGATCGTCGAGGGAGCCGGTGGCAAGCGAACCGCGACCTTCATGGGGGTGGCTCGGACGGCGGAGACGAGGGATGAGCTGGATCGGCTCAGGACCTGGATCGCAGATGCTGGGCAATACGTCTTCGAGGGCACCCAGGACGAGGTCGATGCTCAAGGTGCGGATCAGCAGAGCATCGACGAGCTCTTTCGCCGGCTCGCGCTGGAACGCGTGCAGGAGTGGATCGACGAGGCGGAGACGAAGTTGAGCGGCAGCGGCGTGCGGGTCTTCGTCTCGGGCGCCAACGACGACATCCTCGAGGTGGACGACCTGCTGGCCGCCTCGAGCCTCATCGAGGATCCCAACGGCAAGGTGATCGACCTGGATGACGACCTGCAGATCATGGGCATCGGCTGGGGCAATCCGACCCCGTGGGCCTGCCCGCGCGACGTCTCGGAGGAGGAGCTGGGGGCGCGCATCGACGAGGTGGCGGCCACGGTCCGCGACCCGGGTCGCACGGTCTTCAGCCTCCACGTTCCGCCGCTTGGCAGCGGGCTCGATCTGGCACCGCGGCTCGACGCCGAACTACGACCGCAGCTCACCGCCACGGGCGTCGAAATGATCAACGTCGGCAGCAGCGCCACGCGCGACGCGATCCTGCGCTACCGGCCGCTGATCGGCCTGCACGGTCACATCCACGAATCGAAAGGAGTGAAGAAGCTCGACGGGGTGACGATCGCGAACCCCGGCAGTCAGTACGCGGAGGGGATCCTGGATGGCCTGCTGGTCCAGATCGACGGCGGCAGGCTCACCGATGTCACGTTGGTGTCAGGTTAG
- a CDS encoding TetR/AcrR family transcriptional regulator has translation MTATTKGLAVGRSSTPARSTRERILFVAAELFAQQGFHGTTTREIAAAVGVRQPSLFHHFPSKGTIAEGLLEWDLGLALPQVKEIAALPEPAAVRLYRYLLYDVGHLSSAPYNLSAIYNEEVIGSSDFARWARLRDELHDVVQGIVADGIASGEFIQIPAALVRQAIAGILVRALTLQSGGRGEGSLLADHVALLLVRGLLSDPSRIDEISRLAAQPPRLP, from the coding sequence GTGACCGCCACCACGAAGGGACTCGCCGTTGGTCGCTCGTCCACGCCCGCCAGGTCGACTCGCGAGCGGATCCTGTTCGTTGCCGCCGAGCTGTTCGCCCAGCAGGGGTTCCACGGCACCACCACCCGCGAGATCGCCGCGGCGGTCGGCGTGCGCCAGCCGTCCCTCTTTCATCACTTCCCGTCGAAGGGGACCATCGCCGAGGGGCTGCTCGAATGGGACCTCGGACTTGCCCTGCCGCAGGTCAAGGAGATCGCCGCGCTGCCCGAGCCCGCAGCGGTGCGGCTGTATCGGTACCTGCTCTACGACGTTGGGCACCTGTCGAGCGCGCCCTACAACCTGAGCGCCATCTACAACGAGGAGGTCATCGGCTCGTCGGACTTCGCCAGGTGGGCCCGATTGCGCGACGAATTGCACGACGTGGTGCAAGGCATTGTTGCCGATGGGATCGCCAGCGGCGAGTTCATCCAGATCCCCGCGGCGCTGGTGCGACAGGCGATCGCCGGCATCCTGGTCCGAGCCCTCACGCTCCAGAGCGGAGGACGCGGCGAAGGGAGCCTTCTCGCGGACCACGTGGCCTTGCTGTTGGTGAGGGGCCTGCTGTCCGACCCCAGCCGTATCGACGAGATCAGCCGCCTCGCCGCCCAACCGCCGCGCTTGCCCTGA